The following coding sequences lie in one Heyndrickxia oleronia genomic window:
- a CDS encoding PTS transporter subunit EIIC, producing the protein MKKEQAIAEGILEHIGGKENIRQLAHCMTRVRLKLKDQNKVNIDQLKKVDGVMGVIDDETLQIVVGPGTVNKVSDVLSNMTGLKVGEAAESGDLSFEEKAQLKKANMKKKNNTPFKNFLRSIGNIFIPLIPGLVASGLINGAANFAKNAGVDPELTWMKILLLLGGCIFTYLGVLVGWNTAKEFGGTPVLGAIAGMFLFNPGLADIHIFGDALIPGRGGLFGVIFAAWLMVVVEKQVRKIMPNSIDIIFTPLITILIVAILSLFIVMPVAGLLSDGITSGINAILDFGGVVAGALLAGFFLPLVMVGLHQGLTPIHVELMNQLGNTPLLPILAMAGAGQVGAAIAIFVKTKNKRLRNIIKGGLPAGFLGIGEPLLYGVTVPLGRPFITACLGAAVGGAFQAVVKTAATSIGVSGLSLTMLIADNKYLLYLIGIIIAYAFGFLFTYLFGFKEEMAEDI; encoded by the coding sequence ATGAAAAAAGAACAAGCAATAGCTGAAGGTATTTTAGAGCATATTGGTGGAAAAGAAAATATTAGACAACTTGCCCACTGTATGACACGTGTTAGACTAAAGTTAAAGGATCAAAACAAAGTGAATATCGACCAATTAAAAAAGGTCGATGGGGTTATGGGTGTAATTGATGATGAAACACTGCAGATTGTTGTTGGGCCTGGGACAGTAAATAAGGTTTCAGATGTTTTAAGTAATATGACAGGGTTAAAAGTCGGAGAGGCAGCAGAATCTGGTGATTTGTCCTTTGAAGAAAAAGCCCAGTTAAAAAAAGCAAACATGAAGAAAAAAAATAATACGCCTTTTAAAAACTTTCTAAGAAGTATAGGAAACATCTTCATTCCGCTTATTCCTGGTTTAGTTGCATCCGGTTTAATCAATGGAGCAGCGAATTTTGCAAAAAATGCTGGAGTAGACCCAGAATTGACTTGGATGAAGATTCTTCTTCTACTTGGTGGATGTATCTTTACTTATTTAGGTGTCTTGGTTGGATGGAATACAGCAAAGGAATTTGGTGGAACACCAGTACTTGGTGCGATTGCAGGGATGTTCTTATTTAATCCAGGCTTAGCTGATATTCATATTTTTGGAGACGCTCTCATTCCAGGGCGAGGTGGCCTATTCGGTGTTATTTTTGCTGCGTGGTTAATGGTTGTTGTAGAAAAGCAAGTAAGGAAAATCATGCCAAACTCAATTGATATTATCTTTACACCACTTATTACCATTTTGATTGTTGCTATTTTATCTTTATTTATTGTAATGCCGGTTGCAGGACTTTTATCTGATGGAATCACAAGTGGTATTAATGCAATCTTAGATTTCGGTGGTGTAGTTGCAGGAGCGTTATTAGCAGGATTTTTCCTACCACTCGTTATGGTTGGGTTACATCAAGGTCTCACACCTATACATGTTGAGTTGATGAATCAGCTTGGAAATACACCGCTTTTACCAATACTAGCAATGGCAGGAGCGGGGCAAGTTGGTGCAGCAATTGCTATATTTGTAAAAACGAAGAATAAAAGATTACGAAACATTATTAAAGGTGGACTTCCTGCTGGTTTTCTAGGAATTGGTGAGCCACTTTTATATGGGGTAACAGTTCCACTTGGAAGGCCATTTATTACTGCATGTTTAGGTGCAGCAGTTGGTGGAGCCTTTCAGGCAGTAGTTAAAACTGCAGCTACTAGTATTGGGGTTTCTGGTCTGTCACTCACAATGCTCATTGCGGATAATAAATATTTATTATATTTAATAGGAATTATTATTGCTTACGCATTTGGCTTTTTATTCACTTATTTATTTGGATTTAAAGAGGAAATGGCGGAAGATATTTAA
- a CDS encoding BadF/BadG/BcrA/BcrD ATPase family protein, which translates to MSYIIGIDAGGTKTKALILTENKEIVFEVDSGYGNPNIDFEAAVSNILDVLNACLESPYGPQCKQVVAGIAGIEAGENRQKINQYLKQTTALPIILVNDAVLAYHSIFELNDGVLTIAGTGSISYGRNGEKEEYAGGWGHLLGDEGSSYDIAIQACKQIIGEKETGITYSPLSLSILNHLGMRDANELKGFIYQATKGEIASLSYIVYLQAKEGSQEAKEIFRKAGTELGNQTIRLIKKLGLENPVSIGCKGSLLEKNIFVQQAFQQTISKELPSSIFLESDCIPASGALAISEIYKLNR; encoded by the coding sequence ATGTCATATATTATTGGTATTGATGCAGGTGGGACAAAGACTAAAGCACTTATACTAACAGAAAATAAAGAGATAGTCTTTGAGGTGGATTCTGGATATGGAAATCCGAATATTGATTTTGAAGCTGCTGTATCAAATATTTTAGATGTTCTGAATGCGTGTTTAGAGAGCCCTTATGGTCCACAATGTAAACAAGTTGTTGCAGGAATTGCTGGTATTGAAGCTGGGGAGAATCGCCAAAAAATAAATCAATATCTTAAACAAACAACAGCTCTACCTATTATTCTTGTCAACGATGCTGTCCTCGCATACCATTCTATTTTTGAATTAAATGATGGCGTCCTTACAATTGCAGGTACAGGTTCTATTTCATATGGAAGGAATGGAGAAAAAGAGGAATATGCAGGTGGTTGGGGACATCTATTGGGGGATGAAGGAAGTTCATATGATATCGCTATTCAAGCCTGTAAACAAATAATAGGAGAAAAGGAAACGGGAATAACATATTCTCCATTATCTTTATCTATTTTAAATCATCTAGGCATGAGGGATGCAAATGAATTAAAGGGATTTATTTATCAAGCAACAAAAGGAGAAATTGCCTCTCTTTCATATATTGTATATCTTCAAGCGAAAGAAGGAAGTCAAGAAGCAAAGGAAATATTTCGTAAAGCGGGTACGGAACTAGGTAACCAAACAATAAGGCTTATCAAAAAATTAGGCCTGGAAAATCCTGTGTCAATTGGATGCAAAGGTAGTTTGCTCGAAAAAAACATCTTTGTACAACAAGCTTTTCAACAAACGATATCAAAAGAGCTACCGTCTAGTATTTTTTTAGAATCGGATTGTATACCTGCCTCTGGTGCGCTTGCTATTTCTGAAATATATAAATTGAATCGATGA
- a CDS encoding DUF871 domain-containing protein has product MIALLGISVYLSEPISGQREYIERVSKRGFKSIFTSLHIPEDNPNLFKERLMELGTIARNNDMELIADISPKSLQYLGYSWETADQLLSWGLTGLRIDYGVSEDMIAKLSHKLKIALNASTLNQSALEKLKSFSLNLSSTEAWHNFYPRPETGLGREDFQVKNKWLASEGIKTMAFIPGDRKLRAPLFEGLPTLEDHRKVSPFTAYCDLHFKEGVNKILVGDVQLSDETLEQFYTFINEDCFLLRARAFTKDKELIAIMENAQTNRLDSARDCIRSMESREYGLIGKRPVEPEHMIERRMGSITVDNSNYGRYQGEIQITKTNLAANEKVNVIGEIIDEDKNLLKFISGGGKFKIKWV; this is encoded by the coding sequence GTGATTGCTTTGCTAGGAATATCCGTATATTTATCAGAGCCAATTAGTGGACAAAGGGAGTATATTGAAAGGGTATCAAAAAGAGGATTTAAATCAATTTTTACATCACTACATATTCCAGAGGATAATCCAAATCTATTTAAAGAAAGACTAATGGAACTTGGAACCATTGCACGAAATAATGATATGGAACTAATTGCAGACATCTCACCGAAGTCACTACAATATTTAGGTTATTCATGGGAAACAGCGGATCAACTATTATCATGGGGACTAACAGGTCTTCGTATTGATTATGGTGTAAGTGAAGATATGATTGCTAAGCTATCTCATAAATTAAAGATTGCTCTAAATGCTAGTACGTTAAATCAAAGCGCATTAGAAAAATTAAAGTCATTTAGTTTAAATTTATCCTCAACAGAGGCTTGGCATAATTTTTATCCTCGTCCTGAAACAGGTCTTGGGCGTGAGGATTTCCAAGTGAAAAATAAATGGTTAGCATCTGAAGGAATAAAAACGATGGCGTTTATTCCTGGAGATAGGAAACTCCGAGCCCCGCTTTTTGAAGGACTCCCAACATTAGAGGATCATAGAAAAGTATCTCCATTTACTGCTTATTGTGATTTACATTTTAAGGAAGGAGTTAATAAAATACTAGTAGGCGATGTACAGCTAAGTGATGAGACTCTTGAACAGTTCTATACCTTCATAAACGAAGACTGCTTTCTGTTAAGAGCAAGAGCGTTTACCAAGGACAAAGAGCTTATTGCAATAATGGAGAATGCTCAAACCAATCGATTAGACTCAGCGAGGGATTGTATTCGTTCAATGGAATCTAGGGAATATGGATTAATTGGAAAAAGACCGGTTGAGCCTGAACATATGATTGAACGCAGAATGGGCTCAATTACCGTAGATAATAGCAATTATGGGCGCTATCAAGGGGAAATACAAATTACAAAAACGAATTTAGCTGCTAATGAAAAGGTAAATGTGATTGGCGAGATAATCGATGAGGATAAAAACCTCCTTAAGTTTATTAGTGGTGGGGGCAAATTTAAAATAAAGTGGGTTTAA
- the anmK gene encoding anhydro-N-acetylmuramic acid kinase AnmK → MVKLEKLIVGLMSGTSIDGIDAAIVRINEWGLRTKAELIHFISVPFSEEIQQEILQCMNVEESNIARITSMNFKLGKLFANAVKQVCKEADIPLNQIHAIGSHGQTVFHIPQETDNLVQSTLQIGEPSVIAYETGITVISNFRSMDIAAGGEGAPLVPYTDYLIYQNDSKGRALQNIGGIGNVTVLSKGGEIKDLFAFDTGPGNMIIDEVCKKRLGLAYDCDGNWAAKGRVHKELVATWLRNPYFHKQPPKSTGRELFGNTYTEKILKNYPQMSDQDLIATVTYYTAYSIYDAYKKFVFPKVKIDEIILGGGGSHNRTLINMLKGLLPDYKIYTQEDLGYSSDAKEAIAFAILANETIHQQCSNVPQATGSNKQVILGSITLSPTGDKNFIYKGD, encoded by the coding sequence GTGGTCAAACTGGAAAAATTAATAGTTGGACTTATGTCTGGAACATCCATTGATGGTATTGATGCAGCAATTGTTCGGATAAATGAATGGGGATTAAGGACCAAAGCAGAACTTATTCATTTTATTAGTGTTCCTTTTTCAGAGGAGATACAGCAGGAAATTTTACAATGTATGAATGTAGAAGAGTCAAATATTGCAAGGATTACGAGTATGAACTTCAAGCTAGGAAAGCTTTTCGCAAATGCAGTTAAACAAGTTTGTAAAGAAGCAGATATCCCTTTGAATCAAATTCATGCTATTGGCTCACATGGGCAAACGGTCTTTCACATCCCACAAGAAACTGACAACCTCGTTCAATCAACTCTACAAATTGGAGAACCTTCTGTTATCGCCTATGAAACAGGAATAACAGTTATTTCTAATTTTCGATCAATGGATATAGCAGCTGGGGGGGAGGGAGCGCCACTTGTACCTTATACTGACTACTTAATTTATCAAAATGATTCTAAAGGGAGAGCATTGCAAAATATTGGTGGTATAGGGAATGTCACAGTCCTGTCAAAAGGTGGGGAAATCAAGGATCTTTTTGCATTTGATACGGGTCCAGGAAATATGATTATTGATGAAGTATGTAAAAAAAGACTAGGTTTGGCATATGATTGTGATGGAAATTGGGCCGCAAAGGGAAGGGTTCATAAGGAGCTAGTTGCTACATGGCTGAGAAATCCTTATTTTCACAAACAGCCGCCTAAGTCAACAGGTAGGGAGCTTTTTGGGAATACTTATACGGAAAAAATCCTTAAGAATTATCCCCAGATGTCTGATCAGGATTTGATTGCTACAGTTACGTATTATACGGCTTATTCAATATATGATGCATACAAAAAGTTTGTCTTTCCAAAAGTCAAAATTGACGAAATAATTCTAGGTGGTGGCGGTAGCCATAATCGTACTTTAATAAATATGCTTAAAGGACTATTACCAGATTACAAAATTTATACACAAGAGGATCTAGGCTATTCCTCAGATGCTAAAGAAGCAATTGCCTTTGCCATCCTAGCAAATGAAACAATTCATCAGCAATGCTCTAATGTTCCTCAGGCAACGGGTTCGAATAAACAGGTGATCCTTGGTTCTATAACCTTATCACCTACAGGAGATAAAAACTTTATATATAAGGGAGACTAG